Proteins encoded together in one Cellulomonas gilvus ATCC 13127 window:
- a CDS encoding class I SAM-dependent methyltransferase translates to MAGDGTTHDEGEHYFTARPASPDERRTLVVHLAGRDVEVETAGGVFSPDHVDHATRILLDHVPEPPTAGDLLDLGCGWGPITLDLALRSPDARVWAVDVNERALDLVRRNAERAGATHVRAVAPDDVPADVRFTAIWSNPPIRVGKPALHALLAHWLPRLVPGGAAHLVVGKNLGADSLQRWLADELAGRADVERVATAKGFRVLRVTARTPADGVGAPG, encoded by the coding sequence GTGGCTGGGGACGGGACGACGCACGACGAGGGCGAGCACTACTTCACGGCACGACCCGCCTCGCCCGACGAGCGCCGCACGCTCGTGGTGCACCTGGCCGGGCGCGACGTCGAGGTCGAGACGGCGGGCGGTGTGTTCTCCCCCGACCACGTCGACCACGCGACGCGGATCCTGCTCGACCACGTGCCCGAGCCGCCGACCGCGGGAGACCTGCTGGACCTGGGCTGCGGGTGGGGACCGATCACGCTCGACCTCGCGCTGCGCTCGCCCGACGCGCGCGTGTGGGCCGTCGACGTCAACGAGCGCGCGCTCGACCTGGTCCGGCGCAACGCCGAGCGCGCCGGGGCCACGCACGTGCGGGCGGTCGCGCCCGACGACGTCCCGGCGGACGTGCGGTTCACGGCGATCTGGTCCAACCCGCCCATCCGGGTGGGCAAGCCGGCGCTGCACGCGCTGCTCGCGCACTGGCTGCCGCGTCTGGTCCCGGGCGGGGCGGCGCACCTCGTCGTCGGCAAGAACCTGGGCGCGGACTCGCTGCAGCGGTGGCTGGCCGACGAGCTCGCGGGACGCGCGGACGTCGAACGGGTCGCGACCGCCAAGGGCTTCCGGGTGCTGCGCGTGACGGCACGCACGCCGGCGGACGGTGTCGGCGCCCCCGGCTAG
- the serA gene encoding phosphoglycerate dehydrogenase — translation MPKALLLENLHPQARAILETAGFDVVTRTGALDESELVDALDGVHLLGIRSKTHVTADVLAHAPDLVAIGAYCIGTNQIDLRAAASLGVAAFNAPFSNTRSVVEIAIADIIALTRRLTVFDKEMHAGTWNKSATGAHEVRGRTLGIIGYGNIGTQLSVLAENLGMSVVFYDAAEKLALGNARRAATLEELLAVSDVVTLHVDGRPGNAGFFGAPQIAAMKPGSILLNLSRGFVVDPAAVRDAIVSGHLSGAAIDVFPVEPKRKGDPFESELCGLPNVILTPHTGGSTEEAQESIGQFVSNKVRDYLSTGSTTLSVNLPNVALDQPPGVHRLAFLHRNVPGVLADVNATLAEHGVNIEGQLLATRGELGYVVTDAGSPVSDDVVEALRAQPEAVRLRLLS, via the coding sequence GTGCCCAAGGCCCTGTTGCTCGAGAACCTCCACCCGCAGGCCCGCGCGATCCTCGAGACCGCGGGCTTCGACGTCGTCACCCGTACCGGTGCACTCGACGAGTCCGAGCTCGTCGACGCGCTCGACGGGGTCCACCTGCTCGGCATCCGGTCCAAGACCCACGTGACCGCCGACGTCCTGGCGCACGCCCCCGACCTCGTCGCGATCGGCGCGTACTGCATCGGCACCAACCAGATCGACCTGCGCGCCGCGGCCTCGCTGGGCGTCGCGGCGTTCAACGCGCCGTTCTCCAACACGCGCTCCGTGGTCGAGATCGCGATCGCCGACATCATCGCGCTGACCCGCCGCCTGACCGTCTTCGACAAGGAGATGCACGCGGGCACGTGGAACAAGTCCGCGACGGGCGCGCACGAGGTGCGCGGGCGCACGCTCGGGATCATCGGCTACGGCAACATCGGCACGCAGCTGTCGGTCCTCGCCGAGAACCTCGGCATGTCGGTCGTGTTCTACGACGCGGCCGAGAAGCTCGCGCTCGGCAACGCGCGCCGCGCCGCGACGCTCGAGGAGCTGCTCGCGGTCTCCGACGTCGTGACGCTGCACGTCGACGGGCGGCCCGGAAACGCCGGCTTCTTCGGGGCGCCCCAGATCGCCGCCATGAAGCCCGGGTCGATCCTGCTCAACCTGTCGCGCGGGTTCGTCGTCGACCCGGCCGCGGTGCGTGACGCGATCGTCTCCGGCCACCTGTCGGGTGCGGCGATCGACGTGTTCCCCGTGGAGCCCAAGCGCAAGGGCGACCCGTTCGAGTCCGAGCTGTGCGGGCTGCCGAACGTCATCCTCACGCCCCACACGGGCGGCTCGACCGAGGAGGCGCAGGAGTCGATCGGCCAGTTCGTCTCGAACAAGGTGCGCGACTACCTGTCGACCGGCTCGACGACGCTGTCCGTCAACCTGCCCAACGTCGCGCTCGACCAGCCGCCGGGCGTGCACCGCCTCGCGTTCCTGCACCGCAACGTCCCGGGGGTCCTGGCCGACGTCAACGCCACGCTCGCCGAGCACGGCGTGAACATCGAGGGTCAGCTGCTCGCGACGCGCGGCGAGCTCGGGTACGTGGTCACCGACGCGGGCTCGCCCGTGTCCGACGACGTGGTCGAGGCGCTGCGCGCGCAGCCCGAGGCCGTGCGCCTGCGCCTGCTGTCCTGA
- the nrdR gene encoding transcriptional regulator NrdR encodes MHCPFCRHPDSRVVDSRTSDDGASIRRRRQCPSCNRRFTTVETTSLSVVKRSGATEPFSRDKITGGVRKACQGRPVSEDDLALLAQKVEETLRSSGSAEIDAYEIGLAILGPLRELDEVAYLRFASVYQAFDSLEDFEAAITVLRAERAERAAARGDEPAAATHVDD; translated from the coding sequence GTGCACTGCCCGTTCTGCCGTCATCCGGACTCGCGCGTCGTCGACTCGCGCACGTCGGACGACGGCGCCTCGATCCGGCGCCGCCGGCAGTGCCCGTCCTGCAACCGACGGTTCACCACGGTCGAGACCACGAGCCTCTCGGTGGTCAAGCGCTCGGGGGCGACCGAGCCGTTCAGCCGCGACAAGATCACGGGCGGCGTGCGCAAGGCGTGCCAGGGGCGCCCGGTCAGCGAGGACGACCTGGCGCTGCTCGCGCAGAAGGTCGAGGAGACGCTGCGCTCGTCGGGCTCGGCGGAGATCGACGCCTACGAGATCGGGCTGGCGATCCTGGGGCCGCTGCGTGAGCTCGACGAGGTCGCGTACCTGCGGTTCGCGAGCGTCTACCAGGCGTTCGACTCGCTCGAGGACTTCGAGGCCGCGATCACGGTGCTGCGCGCCGAGCGCGCCGAGCGTGCCGCGGCGCGGGGCGACGAGCCCGCCGCCGCCACCCACGTCGACGACTGA
- a CDS encoding ATP-dependent DNA helicase, producing the protein MPAAPESSDETARAASETDERGRDQERDRQVDELLDVAVGVLGGGRREGQHLMARAVAASLATGEHLLVQAGTGTGKSLGYLVPAVRHAVHADERVVVSTATLALQRQVLTRDLPLVADALEPHLPRRPRIALLKGWHNYTCLHKLEGGYPEDDQGALFDLPERGGAAEHPATSAAAGEGREALGAQVVRLREWAATTETGDRDDLVPGVTDRAWRQVSVTSLECMGSHCPRLEECFPERARALAREADVVVTNHAMLGIAASGSPHVLPEHQVLVVDEAHELADRVTAQATAEISLPVVQHAARVARRHGGVPPTDLEAAGEALAGVLVALPEGRFPDGLPPAVFDAVATVRDAARTLLSLLRPEAGGGGTAPGAAEGGRKMAQSAVLTLFETAERMTAEPEDAARTVLWCARGEDRSGAITTRLHAAPLAVNGLIRTQLLAGRTGVLTSATLALGGTFEPTARSVGLELRPDAEPVGPTTVPGADPAPAAPQGPLRWTGLDVGSPFDYPRQGICYVARRLPPPGREPATDAQLDEIEALVRASGGATLGLFSSRRAATAAAEAMRERLDVPVLLQGDDQLPTLVARFAADEPTCLFGTLALWQGVDVPGRSCRLVLIDRIPFPRPDDPVRSARADVVARAGGNGFMAVSATHAALLLAQGAGRLIRGPQDRGVVAVLDPRLATARYGEYLARSMPPFWRTDDRDVVIAALSRLRDA; encoded by the coding sequence ATGCCCGCCGCCCCCGAGTCGTCCGACGAGACGGCCCGCGCGGCGTCCGAGACGGACGAGCGCGGCAGGGACCAGGAGCGCGACCGTCAGGTCGACGAGCTGCTGGACGTCGCGGTGGGCGTGCTGGGCGGCGGACGCCGCGAGGGTCAGCACCTCATGGCGCGCGCGGTGGCGGCCTCGCTCGCGACCGGCGAGCACCTGCTGGTCCAGGCCGGCACGGGCACCGGGAAGTCGCTCGGCTACCTGGTGCCGGCCGTCCGGCACGCCGTGCACGCCGACGAGCGCGTCGTCGTCTCGACCGCGACGCTCGCGCTGCAGCGCCAGGTGCTGACACGCGACCTCCCGCTGGTCGCCGATGCGCTCGAGCCGCACCTGCCGCGACGGCCCCGGATCGCGCTGCTCAAGGGCTGGCACAACTACACGTGCCTGCACAAGCTCGAGGGCGGCTACCCGGAGGACGACCAGGGCGCGCTGTTCGACCTGCCGGAGCGCGGCGGCGCGGCCGAGCACCCCGCGACGAGCGCCGCGGCGGGCGAGGGACGCGAGGCGCTGGGTGCCCAGGTGGTGCGCCTGCGCGAGTGGGCGGCGACCACCGAGACGGGCGACCGCGACGACCTGGTCCCGGGCGTCACGGACCGTGCGTGGCGCCAGGTGTCGGTGACGTCGCTCGAGTGCATGGGCTCGCACTGCCCGCGCCTCGAGGAGTGCTTCCCCGAACGTGCGCGGGCCCTGGCCCGCGAAGCGGACGTGGTGGTGACGAACCACGCGATGCTCGGCATCGCGGCGTCGGGGTCGCCGCACGTGCTGCCGGAGCACCAGGTCCTGGTGGTCGACGAGGCGCACGAGCTCGCCGACCGCGTCACGGCGCAGGCGACCGCGGAGATCTCGCTCCCCGTGGTCCAGCACGCCGCCCGGGTCGCGCGCCGGCACGGCGGTGTGCCGCCGACGGACCTCGAGGCCGCGGGTGAGGCGCTCGCGGGCGTGCTCGTCGCGCTGCCCGAGGGCCGGTTCCCCGACGGTCTGCCGCCCGCGGTGTTCGACGCGGTCGCGACCGTGCGTGACGCCGCGCGCACGCTGCTCTCGCTCCTGCGCCCCGAGGCGGGCGGGGGAGGCACCGCGCCCGGCGCGGCCGAGGGCGGCCGCAAGATGGCGCAGTCCGCGGTGCTGACGCTGTTCGAGACCGCCGAGCGGATGACCGCGGAACCCGAGGACGCCGCGCGGACCGTGCTGTGGTGCGCGCGCGGTGAGGACCGGTCCGGCGCGATCACGACGCGCCTGCACGCCGCTCCGCTCGCGGTCAACGGACTGATCCGCACGCAGCTGCTCGCGGGTCGCACGGGTGTGCTGACCTCGGCGACGCTCGCGCTCGGGGGCACGTTCGAACCCACCGCCCGGTCCGTGGGTCTCGAGCTGCGGCCCGACGCCGAGCCCGTGGGCCCGACGACCGTCCCCGGGGCGGACCCGGCCCCCGCGGCGCCCCAGGGGCCCCTGCGCTGGACCGGGCTCGACGTCGGCAGCCCGTTCGACTACCCGCGCCAGGGCATCTGCTACGTCGCGCGCCGCCTGCCGCCACCCGGTCGCGAACCCGCGACCGATGCGCAGCTCGACGAGATCGAGGCGCTCGTGCGCGCGTCGGGCGGTGCCACGCTCGGGCTGTTCTCGTCGCGACGCGCGGCCACCGCGGCGGCCGAGGCGATGCGCGAGCGGCTCGACGTGCCCGTGCTGCTGCAGGGCGACGACCAGCTCCCGACGCTCGTGGCGCGGTTCGCCGCCGACGAGCCGACATGCCTGTTCGGGACGCTCGCGCTCTGGCAGGGCGTCGACGTCCCGGGTCGCTCCTGCCGTCTGGTGCTCATCGACCGGATCCCGTTCCCGCGTCCCGACGACCCGGTCCGGTCGGCGCGTGCGGACGTCGTGGCCCGTGCGGGCGGCAACGGGTTCATGGCGGTCTCGGCGACGCACGCCGCGCTCCTGCTGGCACAGGGCGCGGGACGCCTGATCCGTGGGCCGCAGGACCGCGGCGTGGTCGCGGTGCTCGACCCACGGCTGGCCACCGCGCGGTACGGCGAGTACCTGGCGCGCTCGATGCCGCCGTTCTGGCGGACCGACGACCGGGACGTGGTGATCGCCGCGCTGTCACGGCTGCGTGACGCGTGA
- a CDS encoding L-lactate dehydrogenase translates to MPDQDIAPAASGEVPAHAGPAQRRTSKLAIVGAGAVGSTMAYAALMRGAARHVALFDINKAKVEAEALDLGHGIQFMSMAEVVGSDDIAVCADADVVMFTAGAKQKPGQTRTDLAEATINLVSKVLPSIVEVAPHAVYVMVTNPVDVVTYAALKISGLPPQQLFGSGTVLDSSRLRYLLARHTGVAVQNVHAYIAGEHGDTELPLWSSASIGSIPLLEWQGVGEGASLTGAVRDQIAREVVESAYRIIEGKGATNYAVALAGSRIIEAIIKDERRVLPVSSLLTDYHGISDVCLSVPSIVGSAGVLEQLPIPMSVDELSGMRASATAVREVAKRFGY, encoded by the coding sequence ATGCCTGACCAGGACATCGCACCCGCCGCCAGCGGAGAGGTGCCGGCGCACGCCGGACCCGCCCAGCGGCGTACGTCGAAGCTCGCGATCGTGGGCGCGGGCGCCGTCGGCTCGACCATGGCGTACGCGGCGCTCATGCGCGGCGCCGCGCGGCACGTGGCGCTGTTCGACATCAACAAGGCCAAGGTCGAGGCCGAGGCGCTCGACCTGGGCCACGGCATCCAGTTCATGTCGATGGCCGAGGTCGTCGGCTCCGACGACATCGCGGTGTGCGCGGACGCGGACGTCGTGATGTTCACCGCGGGTGCCAAGCAGAAGCCCGGGCAGACCCGCACGGACCTGGCCGAGGCGACCATCAACCTCGTCTCCAAGGTGCTGCCCTCGATCGTCGAGGTCGCGCCGCACGCGGTGTACGTCATGGTGACGAACCCGGTCGACGTGGTGACGTACGCCGCCCTGAAGATCTCGGGCCTGCCGCCCCAGCAGCTGTTCGGCTCGGGCACGGTGCTCGACTCGTCCCGCCTGCGCTACCTCCTGGCGCGGCACACCGGCGTGGCCGTGCAGAACGTGCACGCGTACATCGCGGGCGAGCACGGCGACACGGAGCTGCCGCTGTGGAGCTCGGCGTCGATCGGCTCCATCCCGCTGCTCGAGTGGCAGGGCGTGGGCGAGGGCGCGTCGCTGACGGGAGCCGTCCGGGACCAGATCGCGCGCGAGGTGGTCGAGTCGGCGTACCGGATCATCGAGGGCAAGGGCGCCACGAACTACGCGGTGGCGCTCGCCGGGTCGCGCATCATCGAGGCGATCATCAAGGACGAGCGGCGCGTGCTGCCGGTGTCCTCGCTGCTGACCGACTACCACGGGATCAGCGACGTGTGCCTCTCGGTGCCCAGCATCGTCGGCTCGGCCGGGGTGCTCGAGCAGCTGCCGATCCCGATGTCGGTCGACGAGCTCTCGGGCATGCGCGCGTCGGCCACCGCGGTGCGTGAGGTCGCCAAGCGCTTCGGCTACTGA
- a CDS encoding DUF5302 domain-containing protein, whose protein sequence is MTDDQRQAGDSIEDQKAKFREALERKKAGGHRVADGSTNTGAVHGSETSGPAQRRFQRKSGAS, encoded by the coding sequence ATGACGGACGACCAGCGCCAGGCAGGCGATTCGATCGAGGACCAGAAGGCGAAGTTCCGCGAGGCGCTCGAGCGCAAGAAGGCCGGCGGTCACCGCGTGGCCGACGGCTCCACGAACACGGGCGCCGTGCACGGCTCGGAGACCTCCGGCCCCGCGCAGCGGCGCTTCCAGCGCAAGTCCGGCGCGTCGTGA
- a CDS encoding S9 family peptidase, producing MLPDDLYLWCAPGAPALLPDGSAAVIAVHGPDAAADAVTGGLWLVPLNGGAPRVLTRGFADSAPQVSADGRWVVFIRRTADGPGQVHVVEAAGGEPVALTDAPLGAQQPVVSPDSRRVAYVARVPEPGRYERGGKPGAEPPRLVTELRYRADGLGYVRDRERAVFVVDLPPLASPGAGVPQDAPEPVRISPAGLDVNGPRWLPDGSGVTVVAARHGAREVDLRRDAVVLPVPPSPAPDVAAEDQAAPVLGAVRPVTDADAGSTLAVGAVLPDPDGARVWLLAADMGASGRDCVAALTGLFVLEVAADGTPVGAPVRLTDPERVDLDPGVLVAADGGVLVAPLREGAVHLVRVEPDATVAELLGGTDVVTSATHAAGRTVAVRATPDSAGDLVVVTDGGARALTDLSARLRATGRLRRPQPVTALAPDGYRVEGWLTTPDPERFGAGPHPTILMIHGGPFAQYTHALFDEVQVLAAAGYAVVHGNPRGSAGRGRAHGRAIRHAFGTVDADDVLALLDHVLADERLDATRTGVMGGSYGGYLTAWLTTRTERFTAAIVERGFLDPVSFVGSSDIGWFFGQENVGDPAVEPELVAAQSPMAHVGAVRTPTLVIHSEQDWRCPVEQGQRWFTELRLRGVPAELLLFPGEGHELSRSGLPSHRVARFEHVLRWWARHLPVGAARVTADA from the coding sequence ATGCTCCCTGACGACCTGTACCTGTGGTGCGCCCCGGGGGCGCCCGCGCTGCTGCCCGACGGATCGGCGGCGGTGATCGCCGTGCACGGGCCGGATGCGGCGGCGGACGCCGTCACGGGCGGGCTGTGGCTCGTCCCGCTGAACGGCGGCGCACCGCGCGTGCTCACCCGTGGCTTCGCCGACTCCGCACCGCAGGTGTCGGCGGACGGCAGATGGGTGGTGTTCATCCGTCGCACGGCCGACGGTCCGGGTCAGGTGCACGTGGTCGAGGCGGCGGGCGGTGAGCCCGTCGCGCTGACCGACGCGCCGCTGGGCGCGCAGCAGCCCGTGGTCTCGCCCGACTCGCGCCGTGTCGCCTACGTGGCCCGCGTGCCCGAGCCCGGCCGGTACGAGCGCGGGGGCAAGCCGGGTGCTGAGCCGCCGCGCCTGGTGACCGAGCTGCGCTACCGGGCCGACGGGCTCGGCTACGTGCGCGACCGCGAGCGTGCGGTGTTCGTGGTGGACCTGCCACCGCTCGCGTCGCCGGGGGCGGGGGTGCCCCAGGACGCCCCCGAGCCCGTCCGCATCTCGCCCGCGGGGCTCGACGTGAACGGCCCCCGGTGGCTGCCGGACGGTTCGGGGGTGACGGTGGTCGCCGCCCGGCACGGCGCGCGCGAGGTGGACCTGCGGCGCGACGCCGTGGTCCTCCCGGTCCCGCCGTCGCCCGCACCGGACGTCGCGGCCGAGGACCAGGCCGCGCCCGTGCTCGGCGCCGTGCGGCCCGTCACGGACGCGGACGCCGGTTCGACGCTCGCGGTCGGGGCGGTGCTCCCGGACCCGGACGGCGCGCGCGTGTGGCTGCTCGCCGCCGACATGGGCGCGTCCGGGCGGGACTGCGTCGCGGCGCTCACCGGGCTGTTCGTGCTCGAGGTCGCCGCGGACGGCACGCCCGTCGGCGCGCCCGTCCGGCTGACCGACCCGGAGAGGGTGGACCTCGACCCCGGTGTGCTCGTCGCCGCGGATGGCGGCGTGCTCGTCGCGCCGCTGCGGGAGGGTGCCGTGCACCTGGTCCGGGTCGAGCCCGACGCGACGGTGGCCGAGCTGCTCGGCGGCACCGACGTCGTCACGTCGGCCACGCACGCGGCGGGGCGGACCGTCGCGGTCCGGGCGACGCCCGACAGCGCGGGCGACCTGGTCGTCGTGACGGACGGCGGCGCGCGCGCTCTCACGGACCTGTCGGCGCGGCTGCGGGCGACCGGGCGCCTGCGCAGGCCGCAGCCGGTCACGGCCCTGGCACCCGACGGCTACCGCGTCGAGGGATGGCTCACGACGCCGGACCCGGAACGCTTCGGTGCGGGTCCGCACCCCACGATCCTGATGATCCACGGCGGGCCGTTCGCGCAGTACACGCACGCCCTGTTCGACGAGGTGCAGGTGCTCGCGGCGGCCGGGTACGCGGTGGTGCACGGCAACCCGCGCGGCTCGGCGGGCCGGGGACGTGCGCACGGACGGGCGATCCGGCACGCGTTCGGCACGGTCGACGCGGACGACGTGCTCGCGCTGCTCGACCACGTGCTCGCGGACGAGCGCCTGGACGCGACGCGCACGGGCGTGATGGGCGGGTCCTACGGCGGCTACCTGACGGCGTGGCTGACCACGCGGACCGAGCGGTTCACGGCGGCGATCGTGGAGCGTGGCTTCCTCGACCCGGTCAGCTTCGTCGGGTCGAGCGACATCGGCTGGTTCTTCGGGCAGGAGAACGTGGGGGACCCGGCGGTCGAACCCGAGCTGGTCGCCGCGCAGTCGCCCATGGCCCATGTGGGCGCGGTCCGCACACCGACGCTCGTCATCCACTCGGAGCAGGACTGGCGGTGCCCTGTCGAGCAGGGGCAGCGCTGGTTCACCGAGCTGCGGCTGCGCGGCGTGCCGGCCGAGCTGCTCCTGTTCCCGGGCGAGGGGCACGAGCTGTCCCGGTCCGGGCTGCCGTCGCACCGCGTCGCGCGGTTCGAGCACGTGCTGCGGTGGTGGGCGCGTCACCTGCCGGTCGGAGCCGCGCGGGTCACGGCCGACGCGTGA
- the lexA gene encoding transcriptional repressor LexA — protein sequence MTDAVGATQDERATVHELPETPAGPDGLTARQRLVLETIRASVESRGYPPSMREIGEAVGLTSPSSVKHQLTALERKGYLRRDPKRPRAIEVVHPDDSRSVAGWATAGADTQVDLVGGAGAERVPAPSYVPVVGRIAAGGPILAEQVVEDVFPLPRQLVGDGDLFLLKVSGDSMVDAAICDGDWVVVRRQPVAENGEIVAAMIDGEATVKTLRRAEGHVWLMPHNTAYAPIPGDDATILGRVVSVLRSL from the coding sequence GTGACGGACGCAGTGGGAGCCACGCAGGACGAGCGAGCGACGGTGCACGAGCTGCCGGAGACCCCGGCGGGCCCCGACGGCCTGACCGCGCGCCAGCGCCTGGTGCTCGAGACCATCCGCGCGTCGGTCGAGTCCCGCGGCTATCCGCCGAGCATGCGGGAGATCGGCGAGGCCGTCGGGCTGACCAGCCCGTCGAGCGTCAAGCACCAGCTCACCGCGCTCGAGCGCAAGGGCTACCTGCGCCGTGACCCCAAGCGGCCGCGCGCGATCGAGGTCGTGCACCCGGACGACTCGCGCAGCGTCGCGGGATGGGCCACGGCGGGGGCGGACACGCAGGTGGACCTCGTCGGCGGCGCGGGTGCCGAGCGCGTACCCGCACCCTCCTACGTGCCCGTCGTCGGGCGCATCGCCGCTGGCGGGCCGATCCTCGCGGAGCAGGTCGTCGAGGACGTGTTCCCGCTCCCCCGACAGCTCGTGGGCGACGGCGACCTGTTCCTGCTCAAGGTCAGCGGTGACTCGATGGTGGACGCGGCGATCTGCGACGGCGACTGGGTCGTCGTCCGGCGCCAGCCGGTCGCCGAGAACGGCGAGATCGTCGCCGCGATGATCGACGGCGAGGCCACGGTCAAGACGCTGCGGCGCGCCGAGGGTCACGTCTGGCTGATGCCGCACAACACCGCCTACGCACCGATCCCGGGCGACGACGCGACGATCCTCGGCCGGGTCGTCAGCGTGCTGCGCAGCCTCTGA
- the hflX gene encoding GTPase HflX, which yields MSETHHTTTPSRTPDEPRSPQQVADDVVARVLARAGTALQAGGTVHSSYDGQQLDLEERTSLRRVAGLSTELQDVTEVEYRELRLENVVLVGVWGQGTVQDAEVSLRELAALAETAGSRVLEGVLQRRAKPDPSTYLGSGKAAELATVVAAVGADTVVVDGELAPSQRRALEDVVRVKVVDRTALILDIFAQHAKSREGKAQVELAQLEYLLPRLRGWGESMSRQAGGQVGGAGAGMGSRGPGETKIELDRRRIRNRMAKLRREIAAMEPARLTKRASRKRNAIPSVAIAGYTNAGKSSLLNRLTHAGVLVENALFATLDPTVRRAETVDGRVYTLADTVGFVRALPHQLVEAFRSTLEEVADADLILHVVDASHPDPEGQIAAVRHVFADIPGAMDVPEIIVLNKADLATPEAIARLRSRELHSIVVSAHSGEGIEELQDLIADQLPRPGVAVDLVVPYGRGDLVSRVHEHGDIELEEHTPDGTHLRARVDETLAAELETSAARRA from the coding sequence GTGAGCGAGACGCACCACACCACCACCCCCAGCCGCACCCCGGACGAGCCCCGCTCGCCGCAGCAGGTGGCCGACGACGTGGTGGCGCGGGTGCTCGCACGGGCGGGGACCGCGCTGCAGGCCGGCGGCACCGTGCACTCGTCGTACGACGGGCAGCAGCTCGACCTCGAGGAGCGCACGTCGCTGCGCCGCGTCGCGGGCCTGTCCACCGAGCTGCAGGACGTCACCGAGGTCGAGTACCGCGAGCTGCGGCTCGAGAACGTGGTCCTGGTGGGCGTGTGGGGCCAGGGCACCGTGCAGGACGCCGAGGTGTCGCTGCGCGAGCTCGCCGCGCTCGCCGAGACCGCGGGTTCGCGCGTGCTCGAGGGCGTCCTGCAGCGTCGCGCCAAGCCGGACCCGAGCACCTACCTCGGCTCGGGCAAGGCCGCCGAGCTCGCCACGGTCGTGGCCGCGGTCGGCGCCGACACGGTGGTCGTCGACGGCGAGCTCGCGCCGTCGCAGCGCCGCGCGCTCGAGGACGTCGTGCGCGTCAAGGTGGTCGACCGCACCGCGCTGATCCTGGACATCTTCGCGCAGCACGCCAAGTCGCGTGAGGGCAAGGCGCAGGTCGAGCTCGCGCAGCTCGAGTACCTCCTGCCGCGCCTGCGTGGCTGGGGCGAGTCGATGTCGCGGCAGGCGGGTGGTCAGGTCGGCGGCGCGGGTGCGGGCATGGGCTCGCGTGGCCCGGGTGAGACCAAGATCGAGCTCGACCGCCGGCGCATCCGCAACCGCATGGCCAAGCTGCGCCGGGAGATCGCCGCGATGGAGCCCGCGCGCCTGACCAAGCGTGCGTCGCGCAAGCGGAACGCGATCCCGTCGGTCGCCATCGCGGGGTACACCAACGCGGGCAAGTCCTCGCTGCTGAACCGCCTGACGCACGCGGGCGTGCTCGTCGAGAACGCGCTGTTCGCCACGCTCGACCCCACCGTGCGTCGCGCGGAGACGGTCGACGGGCGGGTCTACACGCTCGCGGACACCGTCGGCTTCGTGCGAGCACTGCCGCACCAGCTGGTCGAGGCGTTCCGCTCGACGCTCGAGGAGGTCGCGGACGCGGACCTCATCCTGCACGTCGTCGACGCGTCGCACCCCGACCCCGAGGGTCAGATCGCCGCGGTCCGGCACGTCTTCGCGGACATCCCGGGGGCCATGGACGTGCCCGAGATCATCGTGCTCAACAAGGCGGACCTGGCGACCCCCGAGGCGATCGCGCGCCTGCGCTCGCGTGAGCTGCACTCGATCGTCGTCTCCGCGCACAGCGGCGAAGGCATCGAGGAGCTGCAGGACCTCATCGCCGACCAGCTCCCGCGCCCGGGTGTCGCGGTCGACCTCGTCGTGCCGTACGGACGCGGCGACCTCGTCAGCCGCGTGCACGAGCACGGCGACATCGAGCTCGAGGAGCACACGCCCGACGGCACGCACCTGCGCGCGCGCGTCGACGAGACGCTCGCGGCCGAGCTCGAGACGTCGGCGGCCCGGCGCGCCTGA
- a CDS encoding LysM peptidoglycan-binding domain-containing protein has translation MSAMVIGGAVRGGGAAMPVLVRPARARRTSSQPALHLTRRGRAVLVGLALVLVAFAVALGARAAVAAGDGDVRIDRHVVQPGETMWSIAESSRGAGESVQDQVRELVRVNGLSGAHLTAGQELVVPRG, from the coding sequence ATGAGCGCGATGGTGATCGGTGGAGCAGTGCGCGGCGGCGGTGCTGCCATGCCCGTCCTCGTGCGGCCGGCTCGTGCGCGGCGCACCTCCTCGCAGCCCGCGCTGCACCTGACGCGTCGCGGGCGTGCCGTCCTCGTGGGGCTGGCGCTCGTGCTCGTCGCGTTCGCGGTCGCCCTGGGTGCGCGGGCGGCGGTCGCGGCGGGCGACGGCGACGTGCGGATCGACCGGCACGTCGTGCAACCGGGCGAGACCATGTGGTCGATCGCCGAGTCGTCGCGGGGTGCGGGCGAGTCCGTGCAGGACCAGGTGCGCGAGCTCGTCCGGGTCAACGGGCTGTCGGGCGCGCACCTGACGGCGGGGCAGGAGCTGGTGGTGCCGCGGGGCTGA